The following proteins come from a genomic window of Corallococcus sp. NCRR:
- a CDS encoding RluA family pseudouridine synthase encodes MIEYRIEADTVGMRLDKHLRKRMPNVPVSHLFKMIRTKKVRVNGKRAQPEQLLVEGDVLTIRGTEEQLTLAERPKSDRPPPPPPPVDPSRLVILLEDDWLMAVDKPSGMAVHTGSGITGGTLVDYVRAYLGPKATRNDFTASPAHRLDRETSGVILVAKRRPAMVHFTEIFTHGHPKKRYLTLVKGKMPKDSGVIDLPLAEHQQTAESKARRGVNMQEAVTRWKVVRQSSEAALLSCTIETGRTHQIRRHLVAVGHPVAGDKKYGDFAFNRDVRARWGLKRLFLHAERIEFPHPEDDRKVVVETPMPSELKDVLKRAALL; translated from the coding sequence ATGATCGAGTACCGAATCGAAGCCGACACCGTCGGGATGCGGCTGGACAAGCACCTGCGCAAGCGGATGCCCAACGTCCCCGTCAGCCACCTCTTCAAGATGATCCGCACCAAGAAGGTGCGGGTGAATGGCAAGCGCGCGCAGCCAGAGCAGTTGCTTGTCGAAGGAGACGTGCTCACCATCCGCGGCACCGAAGAGCAACTCACCCTCGCGGAGCGTCCGAAATCGGACCGTCCGCCCCCCCCGCCGCCACCGGTAGACCCCTCCCGGCTGGTCATCCTGTTGGAAGACGACTGGCTCATGGCCGTGGACAAGCCCAGCGGAATGGCCGTCCATACCGGCAGCGGCATCACCGGGGGCACCCTGGTGGATTACGTGCGGGCCTACCTGGGCCCCAAGGCCACCCGCAACGACTTCACCGCCTCACCCGCCCACCGCCTGGACCGGGAGACCTCCGGCGTCATCCTGGTGGCCAAGCGCCGCCCGGCGATGGTGCATTTCACGGAAATCTTCACCCACGGCCACCCGAAGAAGCGCTACCTGACCCTGGTGAAGGGGAAGATGCCGAAGGATTCCGGCGTCATCGACCTGCCGCTCGCCGAGCACCAGCAGACGGCCGAATCCAAGGCCCGTCGGGGAGTGAACATGCAGGAGGCCGTCACCCGCTGGAAGGTCGTGCGGCAGTCGAGCGAGGCAGCCCTCCTCTCCTGCACCATCGAGACCGGGCGCACGCATCAGATAAGAAGGCACTTGGTCGCCGTGGGCCACCCGGTGGCGGGTGACAAGAAGTACGGAGACTTCGCCTTCAACCGCGACGTGCGGGCGCGCTGGGGGCTCAAACGTCTGTTCCTGCACGCCGAGCGCATCGAATTTCCGCATCCCGAGGATGACAGGAAGGTCGTCGTGGAGACCCCCATGCCATCTGAATTGAAGGACGTGCTGAAGCGGGCGGCGCTCCTCTAA
- a CDS encoding pentapeptide repeat-containing protein: MPKAPTIEKLLQNGSAEWNKLRKSGQAPTGQTGATFTQLFSANADLSGLELVGSEWERCDLSKMNFRDTDLTNAYFHGGRLQDCDFRGANLEGCVFEKLKLLRCDFTGAKGLDDLEMDDVDMDRVTGLDGEEAPPPPPPPVQGITAFTREQREKMLGQTHAGGAMDGAASPHPDELPPFRPQDPPGSLFFRALKRVGAPPLWVLDVPGLRPLLPQRLPPGSSLETLYREAVKTRLENKKPAADPGAVERAQKALRMGGKEANVAAVYLREVGVLPLFRFAAAKQLKAELRTEVEVDDLTGSVDPRTTGALLELRLTHEVVEHVHEVRRRLAAAQLYTSLLEAGFNPENNWDEALESADASLELANAATGEDRQALLEGFQVFAALPEEARLRRLAYLAESVSNLELLSRLPEGMEPQWLSGPEVRECHEREMTYVQSLKAQDIPAKVPALAKAELGVPEGEVPEESDDDLFVHVRCDVCGKEKLIVQSPEA, from the coding sequence ATGCCGAAAGCCCCAACTATCGAGAAGCTGCTCCAGAACGGTTCCGCCGAATGGAACAAGCTGCGCAAGTCCGGTCAGGCGCCCACCGGCCAGACGGGCGCCACGTTCACGCAGCTGTTCTCCGCCAACGCCGACCTCTCCGGACTGGAGCTGGTGGGCTCCGAGTGGGAGCGCTGTGACCTGTCGAAGATGAACTTCCGGGACACGGACCTCACCAACGCCTACTTCCACGGGGGCCGCCTCCAGGACTGCGACTTCCGCGGCGCCAACCTGGAAGGCTGTGTCTTCGAGAAGCTCAAGCTCCTGCGCTGTGACTTCACGGGCGCCAAGGGTCTGGACGACCTGGAGATGGACGACGTGGACATGGACCGCGTGACGGGCCTGGACGGCGAGGAAGCCCCGCCGCCCCCGCCCCCGCCGGTGCAGGGCATCACGGCGTTCACCCGTGAGCAGCGCGAGAAGATGCTCGGCCAGACGCACGCGGGCGGCGCCATGGACGGCGCGGCCTCCCCGCACCCGGACGAATTGCCCCCGTTCCGGCCGCAGGATCCGCCGGGCTCGCTCTTCTTCCGGGCGCTGAAGCGCGTGGGCGCACCGCCGCTCTGGGTGCTGGACGTGCCGGGCCTGCGTCCGCTCCTGCCGCAGCGGCTGCCGCCGGGCAGCTCCCTGGAGACGCTCTACCGCGAGGCGGTGAAGACGCGGCTGGAGAACAAGAAGCCCGCGGCGGACCCCGGCGCGGTGGAGCGCGCGCAGAAGGCGCTGCGCATGGGCGGCAAGGAGGCCAACGTCGCGGCGGTGTACCTGCGCGAGGTGGGCGTGCTGCCCCTGTTCCGCTTCGCCGCGGCGAAGCAGCTCAAGGCGGAGCTGCGCACCGAGGTGGAGGTGGACGACCTCACGGGCTCCGTGGATCCGCGCACCACCGGGGCGCTCCTGGAGCTGCGCCTGACGCACGAGGTGGTGGAGCACGTGCACGAGGTGCGGCGCCGGCTGGCCGCCGCGCAGCTGTACACGTCGCTCTTGGAGGCGGGCTTCAACCCGGAGAACAACTGGGACGAGGCGCTGGAGTCGGCGGACGCGTCGCTGGAGCTGGCGAACGCGGCCACGGGCGAGGACCGGCAGGCGCTGCTGGAGGGCTTCCAGGTGTTCGCGGCCCTGCCGGAGGAGGCGCGGCTGCGCCGCCTGGCGTACCTGGCGGAGTCCGTGTCCAACCTGGAGCTGCTCAGCCGGCTGCCGGAGGGCATGGAGCCGCAGTGGCTGTCCGGCCCGGAGGTGCGCGAGTGCCACGAGCGCGAGATGACCTACGTGCAGTCGCTCAAGGCCCAGGACATCCCGGCCAAGGTGCCGGCGCTGGCCAAGGCGGAGCTGGGCGTGCCCGAGGGCGAGGTGCCCGAGGAGAGCGACGACGACCTGTTCGTGCACGTGCGGTGCGACGTGTGCGGCAAGGAGAAGCTCATCGTCCAGTCGCCGGAGGCTTGA
- a CDS encoding DUF3943 domain-containing protein gives MRLACALLVGAPAFAQEAPCEDAPAPEAPARAGPRSPPADAPLNEETAREGSLRQKAHPWLAVGEITAINLFVWTWDRVLANKDWAKVSPSTWAKNLSTGFVWDADGFLTNQFAHPYHGSLYYTAARDNGVPYAAALAFTLFGSAQWELFAENELPSANDLINTSVGGMAIGEGLYRLSSLVLDTEARGGERFVRELTAAAMSPVRGFNRVVRGDVTRHGPTPPDWRPSDLSIWGNLGYLKLGDGRPLAWGEDQFFLHAAMRYGDMYQGDIRRPFDAFDARVQFTSKESSFISHARIQGMLLKASLWSTQKDELRFGLLQQLSVVDTEAYELGGQSVEAGLLHERQLDARSKLRTALLVDGSILTGISSEHSGVKGRNYDYGPGLGLNLQVAYMRGAWEVITLEAGTSHIVVLDGSGGSHQVFTGQLQADIPVYKRLGLGTELNWFHRHSRFESYPDVEKDAYQLRVFFSVHY, from the coding sequence GTGCGGCTGGCCTGCGCGCTGCTGGTGGGCGCGCCCGCCTTCGCCCAGGAGGCGCCGTGCGAGGACGCTCCCGCGCCGGAGGCTCCCGCGCGGGCCGGGCCGCGGTCGCCGCCAGCGGATGCCCCGCTGAACGAGGAGACGGCCCGCGAGGGCTCGCTCCGGCAGAAGGCGCACCCGTGGCTCGCGGTGGGGGAGATCACCGCCATCAACCTGTTCGTCTGGACGTGGGACCGGGTGCTCGCGAACAAGGACTGGGCGAAGGTGAGCCCGTCCACGTGGGCGAAGAACCTGAGCACGGGCTTCGTCTGGGACGCGGACGGCTTCCTCACCAACCAGTTCGCGCACCCGTACCACGGCAGCCTCTACTACACGGCCGCGCGCGACAACGGCGTGCCCTACGCGGCCGCCCTGGCCTTCACGCTGTTTGGCAGCGCGCAGTGGGAGCTGTTCGCGGAGAACGAGCTGCCGTCCGCCAACGACCTCATCAACACGTCCGTGGGCGGCATGGCCATTGGCGAGGGGCTCTACCGGCTGTCCTCGCTGGTGCTGGACACGGAGGCCCGGGGCGGCGAGCGCTTCGTGCGCGAGCTCACCGCCGCCGCCATGAGCCCCGTGCGCGGCTTCAACCGCGTGGTGCGCGGCGACGTGACGCGCCACGGACCCACGCCCCCGGACTGGCGCCCCAGCGACCTGTCCATCTGGGGCAACCTGGGCTACCTCAAGCTGGGTGACGGCCGGCCCCTGGCCTGGGGCGAGGACCAGTTCTTCCTCCACGCGGCCATGCGCTACGGCGACATGTACCAGGGCGACATCCGCCGCCCCTTCGACGCCTTCGACGCGCGCGTCCAGTTCACCTCGAAGGAGAGCAGCTTCATCAGCCATGCGCGCATCCAGGGGATGCTGCTGAAGGCGTCCCTCTGGAGCACGCAGAAGGACGAGCTGCGCTTTGGCCTGCTCCAGCAGCTCAGCGTCGTGGACACGGAAGCGTACGAGCTGGGCGGCCAGTCCGTGGAGGCGGGCCTGCTGCATGAGCGCCAGCTCGACGCGCGCTCGAAGCTGCGGACCGCGCTGCTGGTGGACGGGAGCATCCTCACCGGCATCTCCTCCGAGCACAGCGGCGTCAAGGGCCGCAACTACGACTACGGTCCCGGCCTGGGCCTGAACCTCCAGGTCGCGTACATGCGCGGCGCCTGGGAGGTCATCACACTGGAGGCGGGCACCTCCCACATCGTGGTGCTGGACGGCTCCGGCGGCTCGCACCAGGTCTTCACCGGCCAGCTCCAGGCGGACATCCCCGTGTACAAGCGCCTGGGGCTGGGCACGGAGCTGAACTGGTTCCACCGCCACAGCCGCTTCGAGTCCTACCCGGACGTGGAGAAGGACGCATACCAACTGCGCGTCTTCTTCTCCGTGCACTACTAG
- a CDS encoding DUF3943 domain-containing protein — protein MQPCAEAWADRMGHGGWGPWLPRGVALACALRAGAAFADGSPQDMVRSVPSNVMALCAARLSPGQETRWEPCPPVAEAYAALPADAPVREDELRKNPGPHPWIAVGEVTAINVVVWTYDRYIAKKDWAYISPSVWKENFRTGFVWDQDGFSTNQFAHPYHGGLYYTAARDNGLPYEAAVPLTFLGSLQWELFAENEPPSANDLINTTVGGVAMGEALYRLSSLVLDTEARGRQRFLRELTAGVISPVRGINRVVRGDVSHHGPSPTEWWPDDIAGWASLGYLKLGDGRSLAWGEDQFFIQGALRYGDMYRGAHHRPFDSFDARVQFTTRENSLISNARLQGLLAKSTLWSAERDELRLGLLQQLDYTDTLAYEVGGQSLDVGLLHEHRFLNRSRLRTALLVDGSLLTGVTSEHTDSEGNEGRDYDYGPGLGFQFHMAYLREDWEILTLEAGAEHVVVVDGSGGAHRVHQAQLQVDLPVYKHLGMGGQLNFFRRHSRFDSFPAVTKDTWQLRIFVSLH, from the coding sequence ATGCAGCCGTGCGCGGAGGCGTGGGCGGACCGGATGGGGCACGGTGGGTGGGGGCCATGGCTGCCGCGAGGCGTGGCGCTGGCGTGCGCCCTGCGCGCCGGCGCCGCGTTCGCGGATGGTTCGCCACAGGACATGGTGCGCTCCGTTCCGTCCAACGTCATGGCCCTCTGCGCGGCGCGGCTTTCGCCCGGCCAGGAGACCCGGTGGGAGCCCTGCCCTCCCGTGGCCGAGGCGTACGCCGCATTGCCGGCGGATGCGCCCGTGAGGGAGGACGAGCTCCGGAAAAACCCCGGGCCCCACCCGTGGATCGCGGTGGGGGAGGTCACGGCCATCAACGTGGTCGTCTGGACGTATGACCGCTACATCGCGAAGAAGGACTGGGCGTACATCTCCCCGTCCGTCTGGAAGGAGAACTTCCGCACGGGCTTCGTCTGGGACCAGGACGGCTTCTCCACCAACCAGTTCGCGCACCCGTATCACGGCGGCCTCTACTACACGGCCGCGCGCGACAACGGCCTGCCGTATGAAGCCGCGGTGCCGCTCACCTTCCTGGGCAGCCTGCAGTGGGAGCTGTTCGCGGAGAACGAGCCGCCGTCCGCCAATGACCTCATCAACACGACCGTGGGCGGCGTGGCCATGGGCGAGGCGCTCTACCGGCTGTCCTCGCTGGTGCTGGACACGGAGGCCCGGGGCCGCCAGCGCTTCCTCCGCGAGCTGACCGCCGGCGTCATCAGCCCCGTGCGCGGCATCAACCGCGTGGTGCGCGGCGACGTCTCACACCATGGCCCGTCTCCGACGGAGTGGTGGCCGGACGACATCGCGGGCTGGGCCTCGCTGGGCTACCTCAAGCTGGGGGACGGCAGGTCCCTGGCCTGGGGCGAGGATCAGTTCTTCATCCAGGGCGCCCTGCGCTACGGCGACATGTACCGGGGCGCGCACCACCGCCCCTTCGACTCCTTCGACGCGCGCGTCCAGTTCACCACGCGAGAGAACAGCCTCATCAGCAACGCGCGGCTGCAGGGCCTGCTCGCGAAGTCCACGCTCTGGAGCGCCGAGCGCGACGAGCTGCGCCTGGGCCTGCTCCAGCAGCTCGACTACACGGACACGCTCGCCTACGAGGTGGGCGGCCAGTCCCTGGACGTGGGCCTGCTGCACGAGCACCGCTTCCTCAACCGCTCCCGGCTGAGGACCGCGCTGCTCGTGGACGGCAGCCTCCTCACCGGCGTCACCTCCGAGCACACCGACAGCGAGGGCAACGAGGGCCGCGACTACGACTACGGCCCCGGCCTGGGCTTCCAGTTCCACATGGCGTACCTGCGCGAGGACTGGGAGATCCTCACGCTGGAGGCGGGCGCCGAGCACGTGGTGGTGGTGGACGGCTCGGGCGGCGCGCACCGGGTGCACCAGGCCCAGCTGCAGGTGGACCTCCCCGTGTACAAGCACCTGGGGATGGGCGGGCAGCTGAACTTCTTCCGGCGCCACAGCCGCTTCGATTCCTTCCCGGCCGTGACGAAGGACACCTGGCAGCTGCGCATCTTCGTCTCCCTGCACTGA
- a CDS encoding MOSC domain-containing protein codes for MPTPAPSLTGHLANVLLCTDAEPKRFVTREVPEVTVDFAGIVGDRHAGLTRKADVRVPWFPKGTVIRNTRQLSIVSREELVEVARTLGVPHVLASWLGANLELVGVPRLTHLPPGTRLFFPEDATLVMEGENHPCVQPGRVIEAHHPDMKGLAGRFVKAAWQKRGLVGWVERPGLIRAGDEVRVMLPPPVTYSLPSAPSESKAVG; via the coding sequence ATGCCCACTCCCGCTCCCTCGCTGACCGGACACCTGGCCAACGTGCTGCTGTGCACGGACGCTGAACCCAAGCGCTTCGTCACCCGGGAGGTCCCGGAGGTGACGGTCGACTTCGCGGGCATCGTGGGGGACCGGCACGCGGGCCTCACGCGCAAGGCGGACGTGCGGGTGCCGTGGTTCCCCAAGGGCACCGTCATCCGCAACACCCGGCAGCTCTCCATCGTGTCGCGCGAGGAGCTGGTGGAGGTGGCGCGCACGCTGGGCGTGCCGCACGTGCTGGCGTCGTGGCTGGGCGCGAACCTGGAGCTCGTGGGCGTGCCCCGGCTGACGCACCTGCCGCCGGGGACGCGGCTGTTCTTCCCGGAGGACGCCACGCTGGTGATGGAAGGGGAGAACCACCCCTGCGTGCAGCCCGGCCGCGTGATTGAAGCGCACCACCCGGACATGAAGGGGCTGGCGGGCCGCTTCGTGAAGGCCGCGTGGCAGAAGCGCGGGCTGGTGGGCTGGGTGGAGCGCCCGGGCCTCATCCGCGCGGGCGACGAGGTGCGCGTGATGCTGCCGCCGCCGGTGACGTACTCGCTGCCCTCCGCGCCTTCCGAGTCGAAAGCGGTGGGCTGA
- a CDS encoding MBL fold metallo-hydrolase, translated as MSVELRRNGLHLTGTPLSLDAKRKSPLSFVSHGHSDHIARHESTIATAATLRFMAHRLGPVAAPLSVPFRRPFELGSLLLELLPAGHILGSAQLRVTRADGRRIVYTGDLNTAPSLTAEATEVATCDTLVIESTFGHPRYRFPPRPEVLGQVETWLRAQLNRGATPVLLGYPLGKSQEAMKQLALRGFHLVAHPSIFEVAELYAELGVPIENLRRYDGRVEPGEVLFFPPHLARGGALAPHWPRATAVLTGWAMDPGGARRYGADVAFPLSDHADFPSLLRYVKDTGARDVITCHGFAEELAQALRDAGTDARPLGKPQQMTLF; from the coding sequence ATGAGCGTGGAGCTGAGACGCAACGGCCTGCACCTGACGGGCACGCCCCTGTCGCTGGACGCGAAGCGCAAGTCGCCGCTGTCCTTCGTCAGCCACGGGCACTCGGACCACATCGCCCGCCACGAGAGCACCATCGCCACGGCCGCCACGCTGCGCTTCATGGCCCACCGGCTGGGGCCGGTGGCGGCGCCGCTGTCCGTGCCGTTCCGCCGCCCGTTCGAACTGGGCTCGCTGCTGCTGGAGCTCCTGCCCGCGGGCCACATCCTGGGCAGCGCGCAGCTGCGCGTCACGCGCGCGGATGGCAGGCGCATCGTCTACACGGGCGACCTCAACACCGCGCCGTCGCTCACCGCGGAGGCCACGGAGGTCGCGACCTGCGACACGCTGGTCATCGAGTCCACCTTCGGGCACCCGCGCTACCGCTTCCCGCCGCGCCCGGAGGTGCTGGGGCAGGTGGAGACGTGGCTGCGCGCGCAGCTGAACCGGGGCGCGACGCCGGTGCTGCTGGGCTATCCGCTGGGCAAGAGCCAGGAGGCGATGAAGCAGCTGGCCCTGCGCGGCTTCCACCTGGTGGCGCATCCGTCCATCTTCGAGGTCGCGGAGCTGTACGCGGAGCTGGGCGTCCCCATCGAGAACCTGCGCCGCTACGACGGCCGCGTGGAGCCGGGCGAGGTCCTCTTCTTCCCGCCGCACCTGGCGCGCGGTGGGGCCCTGGCGCCGCACTGGCCCCGGGCGACGGCGGTGCTCACCGGCTGGGCCATGGACCCGGGCGGCGCGCGTCGCTACGGCGCGGACGTGGCCTTCCCGCTGTCGGACCACGCGGACTTCCCGTCCCTCCTGCGCTACGTGAAGGACACCGGCGCGCGGGACGTCATCACCTGCCACGGCTTCGCGGAGGAGCTGGCCCAGGCGCTGCGCGACGCGGGCACGGACGCTCGCCCGCTGGGCAAGCCGCAGCAGATGACCCTGTTTTGA
- a CDS encoding DMT family transporter gives MSEGREGAQWKADGALVLLTVFWGLTFVVVKDALAFADPFTFLTLRFIVGAAVLAVIARRRMFAPGIVPKGLLLAGVLFLCFALQTVGLTDTTPSRAAFLTGLNVLFVPLLSMVLLRRLPRWGTAVGVVLAAVGLYWLTRPTPNDAMAGGVGGFRLGDWLSIGCALAYAGHILLTERFASKDNAVGLVAVQLIGVAVLSALCLPFVERKLVWSQPLVVAVLACGVLASAVAILVQTWGQARTSAVRAALIFALEPVFASAYSVAVGREVLGPKEWLGGALIVVGVFASELGTVVWDGWRARGRTPAA, from the coding sequence GTGTCTGAAGGGCGTGAGGGTGCGCAGTGGAAGGCGGACGGGGCGCTGGTGCTCCTCACCGTCTTCTGGGGACTGACGTTCGTGGTGGTGAAGGACGCGCTCGCGTTCGCGGATCCGTTCACCTTCCTCACCCTGCGCTTCATCGTGGGCGCGGCGGTGCTGGCCGTCATCGCGCGGAGGCGGATGTTCGCGCCCGGCATCGTCCCCAAGGGGCTGCTGCTGGCGGGGGTGCTGTTCCTGTGCTTCGCGCTCCAGACCGTGGGCCTGACGGACACCACGCCGTCGCGCGCGGCGTTCCTCACCGGCTTGAACGTCCTCTTCGTCCCGCTGCTGTCCATGGTGCTGCTCCGGCGCCTGCCCCGGTGGGGCACCGCCGTGGGCGTGGTGCTGGCGGCGGTGGGGCTGTACTGGCTGACGCGGCCCACCCCGAACGACGCGATGGCCGGGGGCGTGGGGGGCTTCCGCCTGGGGGACTGGCTGTCCATCGGGTGCGCGCTGGCGTACGCGGGGCACATCCTGCTCACGGAGCGCTTCGCGTCGAAGGACAACGCCGTGGGCCTGGTGGCGGTGCAGCTCATTGGCGTGGCGGTGCTGTCCGCGCTGTGCCTGCCCTTCGTGGAGCGCAAGCTGGTGTGGAGCCAGCCGCTGGTGGTGGCGGTGCTCGCGTGCGGCGTGCTCGCGAGCGCGGTGGCCATCCTGGTGCAGACCTGGGGACAGGCGCGCACCAGCGCGGTGCGCGCGGCGCTCATCTTCGCGCTGGAGCCGGTGTTCGCCTCGGCCTACTCCGTGGCGGTGGGCCGCGAGGTGCTGGGGCCGAAGGAGTGGCTGGGCGGCGCGCTCATTGTCGTAGGCGTCTTCGCGTCGGAGCTGGGCACGGTGGTGTGGGACGGATGGCGGGCACGGGGCCGCACGCCCGCCGCCTGA
- a CDS encoding GNAT family N-acetyltransferase has translation MPSGGVSTAELADLLAALPFGHRLWVRGMGRCLYPLLRSGDAVRLLRCGPERLARGDVALVRHGPRLAAQVVLSTQPWVTESLLGGTDVAGGELVGRIIALKRGRWVMRLPRPTRPALFLLQRTLSGVWTKPGSRAVFRHLRDLFSGWTKPLRRQFVGPLEIRLVRPDDLDALLAFATERLVVSGTFLRRQLRDRWGLPADRRVGAAAGAFDAQGHLLGFAWADDYHQEGLSLDGFWVRSLVVSPRVRRMGVATALVRCLVEEIHRQGADRLHADIDEDNTASLRTFSGLGFHPAPDALTVATNQQWDAAGGSKRLVVLVRRLPS, from the coding sequence ATGCCCTCTGGTGGCGTCTCGACGGCCGAGCTCGCGGACCTGCTTGCGGCGCTGCCCTTCGGCCACCGGCTGTGGGTGCGCGGCATGGGGCGGTGTCTCTATCCGCTCCTGCGCAGCGGGGACGCGGTGCGGCTGTTGCGCTGCGGGCCGGAGCGGCTGGCGCGCGGGGACGTGGCGCTGGTGCGGCACGGGCCCCGGCTGGCCGCGCAGGTGGTGCTGTCCACACAGCCCTGGGTGACGGAGTCGCTGCTGGGCGGCACGGACGTGGCGGGCGGGGAGCTGGTGGGGCGCATCATCGCGCTCAAGCGCGGGCGGTGGGTGATGCGGCTGCCCCGGCCCACGCGGCCGGCGCTGTTCCTGTTGCAGCGCACCCTGTCCGGCGTGTGGACGAAGCCCGGTTCCCGCGCGGTGTTCCGCCACCTGCGCGACCTGTTCTCTGGGTGGACGAAGCCGCTGCGCCGCCAGTTCGTGGGTCCGCTCGAAATCCGGCTGGTGCGCCCGGATGACCTGGACGCGCTGCTCGCCTTCGCCACGGAGCGGCTGGTGGTGTCCGGGACGTTCTTGCGCCGGCAGCTGCGTGACCGCTGGGGCCTGCCCGCGGACCGGCGCGTGGGCGCGGCGGCGGGCGCGTTCGACGCGCAGGGGCACCTGCTCGGCTTCGCCTGGGCGGACGACTACCACCAGGAGGGGCTGTCCCTGGATGGCTTCTGGGTGCGCTCGCTGGTGGTGTCCCCCAGGGTGCGGCGCATGGGCGTGGCCACCGCGCTGGTGCGGTGCCTGGTGGAGGAGATCCACCGGCAGGGCGCGGACCGGCTCCACGCGGACATCGACGAGGACAACACCGCGTCCCTGCGGACCTTCTCCGGCCTGGGGTTCCATCCCGCGCCGGACGCGCTGACCGTCGCCACGAACCAGCAGTGGGACGCGGCCGGGGGGAGCAAGCGACTGGTCGTGCTGGTGCGCCGGCTTCCCTCCTGA
- a CDS encoding cytochrome c oxidase assembly factor Coa1 family protein: MPPTMPEGDYAPVPRQGWWNRNWKWAVPLGCLGMLGSCFCFAAIAVGWGYSSFKDMGAYTDAIAEAQEDPHVQQALGGSFKPGFPSNTQVSTRNGRTHAEFTVPLDGPKADGDLHAVADKQGESWTFSSLYVQVDDGQRIDLLDTGEAPEPGELDEPEVPHELEPDDAEPPEPPARKKPGGDTDIEL, from the coding sequence ATGCCGCCGACAATGCCCGAGGGTGACTACGCACCCGTGCCCCGCCAGGGATGGTGGAACCGCAACTGGAAGTGGGCGGTGCCCCTGGGCTGCCTGGGGATGCTGGGCTCGTGCTTCTGCTTCGCGGCCATCGCCGTGGGCTGGGGCTACTCGTCGTTCAAGGACATGGGCGCGTACACGGACGCCATCGCGGAGGCCCAGGAGGATCCGCACGTGCAGCAGGCCCTGGGCGGCAGCTTCAAGCCGGGCTTCCCCAGCAACACCCAGGTGAGCACCCGCAACGGCCGCACCCACGCGGAGTTCACCGTCCCGCTGGACGGCCCCAAGGCGGACGGCGACCTCCACGCCGTGGCGGACAAGCAGGGCGAGTCGTGGACCTTCAGCTCCCTCTACGTCCAGGTGGACGACGGACAGCGCATCGACCTGCTCGACACGGGCGAGGCTCCGGAGCCGGGGGAGCTGGACGAGCCGGAGGTGCCCCACGAGCTGGAGCCGGACGACGCCGAGCCCCCGGAGCCGCCCGCGCGGAAGAAGCCCGGCGGCGACACCGACATCGAGCTGTAG
- a CDS encoding electron transfer flavoprotein subunit alpha/FixB family protein — MSIVLIVAEQQPDGNLRKASLNAIAAGKQLADKAGAELHLVLLSKDPSKLAEELKGSGAKVIHTAAAPEFEHYLAETYAPVVAGLAQELKATFVGAASTAQGKDLLPRVAARLKAAMATDITAINGGGADITFTRPMWAGNVFAEVKLSTPVQVISIRATEFSPVAGAGASAEVKSFQPTLEASKTKFVSFNEVKSARPELTEASVVVSGGRGTKGDFKEVEALADLLGAAVGASRAVCDAGWVPNDLQVGQTGKVVAPKLYIAAGISGAIQHLAGMKSSKTIVAINKDPEAPIFQVADYGLVDDLFKVLPALREGIQKLK, encoded by the coding sequence ATGTCCATCGTCCTCATCGTCGCCGAGCAGCAGCCGGACGGGAACCTGCGCAAGGCCTCCCTGAACGCCATCGCCGCGGGCAAGCAGCTGGCCGACAAGGCCGGCGCCGAGCTGCACCTCGTCCTTCTTTCCAAGGACCCGTCCAAGCTGGCGGAGGAGCTCAAGGGCTCCGGCGCCAAGGTCATCCACACCGCCGCCGCTCCCGAGTTCGAGCACTATCTGGCCGAGACCTACGCCCCCGTCGTCGCGGGCCTGGCGCAGGAGCTGAAGGCCACCTTCGTGGGCGCGGCCTCCACGGCCCAGGGCAAGGACCTGCTGCCGCGCGTCGCCGCCCGGTTGAAGGCCGCCATGGCCACCGACATCACCGCCATCAACGGCGGTGGCGCGGACATCACGTTCACCCGTCCCATGTGGGCCGGCAACGTGTTCGCCGAGGTGAAGCTCTCCACGCCGGTGCAGGTCATCAGCATCCGCGCCACGGAGTTCAGCCCGGTCGCGGGCGCCGGCGCGTCCGCGGAGGTGAAGTCCTTCCAGCCGACGCTGGAGGCCTCCAAGACGAAGTTCGTGTCGTTCAACGAGGTGAAGAGCGCCCGTCCGGAGCTCACCGAGGCCAGCGTGGTGGTCTCCGGTGGCCGCGGCACCAAGGGCGACTTCAAGGAAGTGGAAGCGCTGGCGGACCTGCTGGGCGCCGCGGTGGGCGCGTCCCGCGCGGTGTGCGACGCGGGTTGGGTTCCCAACGACCTGCAGGTCGGTCAGACGGGCAAGGTCGTCGCGCCGAAGCTGTACATCGCCGCGGGCATCAGCGGCGCCATCCAGCACCTGGCCGGCATGAAGTCCTCGAAGACCATCGTCGCCATCAACAAGGACCCGGAGGCGCCCATCTTCCAGGTGGCCGACTACGGCCTCGTGGACGACCTCTTCAAGGTCCTGCCCGCGCTGCGCGAGGGCATCCAGAAGCTGAAGTAG